Proteins from one Bacteroides mediterraneensis genomic window:
- a CDS encoding DUF5687 family protein, with amino-acid sequence MLFTEIRRNQKLAARRSPMYDRNRFAKFLIYLFVAFWAAYLVLIGVSLPFVFEKGFSGMEPYDVLNACLPGILFLDFLLRFLFPTPTQEIKPYLLLPVRKQQLINVLLVQVGLKAFNLFWLFLFVPFAAMTVVRFFGIAGVVGYAAGIWLLMVANAYWSVLVRTLQRRHTAWVLLPLGFYGLQLLAESLFPEGGISSFFMTLGESFMQGRVLAYLGVLVVIALLGFLNSRVQMACIYSELNRREKVPQSKHTGRYRFLDRFGLTGEYMKLELKMIFRNNAPRKNFQMMTVVIVLFALSLLGLSHVGEEEFFGLHLYVVYCFTGYAISILSRIMAYEGNYLDGLLMRPGSLLYLFRAKYYVYFLLLVIPLVCMLPALIWGGTSVLLVFSQLVYTAGVTLPAIMLLALVNRKTAPLDASLMGKGQWNSPYQALSVAFAFFMPIALCRILFLWMEPSTGYLVCALLGLPGILLHPLWCRALYRKVLRKRHSLLENLRETR; translated from the coding sequence ATGTTATTTACTGAAATACGGAGGAATCAAAAACTTGCTGCAAGGCGGAGTCCGATGTACGACCGGAACCGCTTTGCCAAGTTTCTGATTTATCTGTTTGTCGCATTTTGGGCAGCGTACCTCGTCTTAATCGGGGTTTCGCTGCCCTTTGTTTTTGAAAAGGGGTTTTCCGGAATGGAACCCTATGATGTGCTCAATGCCTGCTTGCCGGGCATCCTGTTTTTGGATTTTCTGCTGCGTTTCCTTTTCCCGACTCCTACGCAGGAAATCAAACCCTATCTCTTGTTGCCGGTCAGGAAACAACAACTGATTAATGTCCTGCTCGTACAGGTAGGACTGAAGGCGTTCAATCTGTTCTGGCTCTTTTTATTTGTACCTTTTGCGGCCATGACCGTGGTCCGTTTCTTCGGTATAGCCGGTGTCGTGGGCTATGCGGCAGGCATCTGGCTGCTGATGGTGGCCAACGCCTATTGGAGCGTACTGGTACGTACGCTGCAACGCCGTCATACGGCTTGGGTACTTCTCCCTCTCGGGTTCTATGGCCTGCAGTTACTGGCAGAATCCCTATTCCCGGAAGGAGGCATCAGCAGTTTCTTCATGACATTGGGCGAGTCCTTTATGCAAGGCCGCGTACTGGCCTATCTGGGCGTATTGGTCGTGATTGCACTATTGGGCTTCCTGAACAGCCGGGTACAGATGGCTTGTATCTATAGCGAACTGAATCGCCGGGAAAAAGTGCCGCAAAGCAAACATACCGGGCGCTACCGTTTTCTCGACCGTTTCGGACTGACGGGAGAATATATGAAACTGGAGCTGAAGATGATATTCCGCAACAATGCTCCCCGGAAAAATTTCCAGATGATGACCGTAGTCATCGTATTGTTTGCACTGAGCCTGCTGGGTCTCAGCCATGTCGGTGAGGAAGAATTTTTCGGCCTGCACCTGTATGTGGTGTATTGCTTTACGGGATACGCCATCAGCATCTTGTCGCGTATCATGGCCTATGAAGGTAACTACCTCGACGGACTGCTGATGCGCCCCGGTTCCTTGCTCTATCTGTTCCGGGCCAAATACTACGTGTATTTCCTGCTGCTGGTCATTCCGCTGGTGTGCATGCTGCCCGCGCTTATTTGGGGAGGTACCTCCGTCCTGCTGGTCTTCAGCCAGCTGGTCTACACGGCCGGTGTCACCCTTCCGGCCATCATGCTGCTGGCCCTTGTGAACCGGAAGACCGCCCCGCTGGACGCTTCCCTCATGGGAAAAGGTCAGTGGAACTCTCCTTATCAGGCCTTGAGCGTAGCCTTTGCCTTTTTTATGCCGATAGCCCTCTGCCGCATCCTGTTCTTGTGGATGGAACCCTCTACGGGCTATCTGGTCTGTGCCCTGCTGGGCCTGCCGGGCATCCTGCTTCATCCCCTTTGGTGCAGGGCGCTCTACCGGAAAGTGCTCCGGAAGCGACATTCACTTTTGGAGAATCTGCGCGAAACGAGGTAA
- a CDS encoding pitrilysin family protein — protein MKVFKLKRTVAAVILVGGAMTAFAQQMPPIPTDPNVRIGKLDNGLTYYIRHNELPEHQADFYIAQKVGSILEEDDQRGLAHFLEHMCFNGTTHFPGNLLREYLESIGVKFGANLNAYTSVDETVYNINNVPVIRDGIIDSCLLILHDWANDLTLDPKEIDKERGVIHEEWRTRSGAMMRMYEKVFPVIYKDSKYAYRLPIGTMEVVDNFPYQALRDYYEKWYRPDQQGIIVVGDINVDSIENKIKRMFSPIEMPANAAERKYFPVPDNDEPIITVAKDKEQQVPIVYLMHKHDAVPNDQKNNMGYLVMNYMISSIESMLNSRLNELTQQANPPFIEAGVGDGDFIVAKTKDAFMAYAAAKEDGILLTTETLMRELERVRQFGFTASEYARAKADYLRGLESAYNERNKQRNGAYVNEYVRNFIDNEPIPGIENEYAIMNQVVPNIPVDAINQVMKQLITEKNVVLSVFCPEKEGMKYPTEAELKAVLDKVKAEKLTAYVDKVSDEPLIKEKPQAGKVVKTEQGVFGSTILTLSNGVRVILKPTDFKADEVRMQAFSPGGTSLFDDKDVLQFALISQIASLGGLGNFDAVDLDKVLAGKMASASAQVNTLTEGLSGSCSPKDLETMLQLTYLRFTAPRMDQEAFTSFITRNKAALANQEANPMTAFSDSITVALYNHHPRALSMKADMLDKIDYNKVMELYKDRFADASDFTFILVGNIDEKTATPLIEQYLGALPATKRNEHFRDTKMDIRKGMYENNFVKELETPKASVLMVYSGDCKYDMKNKLQMSMLGQLLNMVYLRTVREDAGGTYGVSCSGSLSKYPSEEGAFQVYFDTDPNRREEMVKLINEGIEGFIANGPESDDLSKVKEYMLKTYKQNQKENGYWMGILNTYYWENLDMNTGYEEAVNAITGDDLKAFAKAFFGQKNEVEVSMSSPVEK, from the coding sequence ATGAAGGTTTTTAAACTGAAAAGAACTGTGGCGGCAGTTATCTTGGTGGGAGGTGCCATGACGGCCTTCGCACAGCAGATGCCGCCCATCCCTACCGATCCCAATGTGCGCATCGGTAAGTTGGACAACGGATTGACCTACTACATCCGTCACAACGAGTTGCCGGAACATCAAGCCGACTTCTACATTGCGCAGAAAGTAGGTTCTATCCTGGAGGAAGACGACCAGCGCGGTCTGGCCCACTTCCTGGAGCACATGTGTTTCAACGGAACTACGCATTTCCCCGGCAACTTGCTTCGGGAGTATCTGGAAAGCATCGGCGTGAAGTTCGGTGCCAACCTGAACGCCTACACTTCGGTAGACGAAACTGTGTACAATATTAATAATGTGCCGGTCATCCGCGACGGAATCATCGACTCCTGTCTGTTGATTCTGCACGACTGGGCCAACGACCTGACCCTCGACCCGAAGGAAATCGACAAGGAACGTGGTGTGATTCACGAAGAATGGCGTACCCGTTCAGGTGCCATGATGCGTATGTACGAAAAGGTGTTCCCTGTCATCTACAAGGACAGCAAGTATGCCTACCGTCTGCCTATCGGTACTATGGAAGTGGTCGACAATTTCCCTTACCAGGCTTTGAGAGACTATTATGAGAAATGGTATCGTCCCGACCAGCAAGGTATTATCGTGGTGGGCGACATCAACGTGGACAGCATCGAAAACAAAATCAAACGCATGTTCTCGCCCATCGAGATGCCGGCCAATGCCGCCGAACGCAAATACTTTCCGGTGCCCGACAACGACGAGCCGATTATCACCGTGGCCAAGGACAAGGAACAGCAGGTACCTATTGTTTATCTGATGCACAAGCATGACGCCGTGCCCAACGACCAGAAGAACAACATGGGATATCTGGTGATGAACTACATGATTTCTTCCATCGAAAGCATGCTCAACAGCCGTTTGAATGAGCTGACCCAGCAGGCCAATCCACCGTTCATTGAAGCAGGTGTGGGCGATGGCGACTTCATTGTGGCCAAGACCAAGGATGCGTTCATGGCGTATGCGGCTGCCAAGGAAGACGGTATCCTCCTGACAACTGAAACCCTGATGCGCGAACTGGAACGTGTGCGTCAGTTCGGATTTACGGCCAGCGAATATGCCCGTGCCAAAGCGGATTACCTGCGCGGACTGGAATCTGCCTACAACGAACGCAACAAACAGCGCAACGGTGCTTACGTAAACGAATATGTGCGCAACTTCATTGACAACGAACCGATTCCGGGTATCGAGAATGAATATGCCATCATGAACCAGGTGGTGCCGAACATTCCGGTGGACGCCATCAACCAGGTAATGAAGCAGCTCATCACCGAAAAGAACGTGGTGCTCAGTGTATTCTGCCCTGAGAAGGAAGGCATGAAATATCCGACGGAAGCCGAACTGAAAGCTGTATTGGATAAGGTGAAAGCTGAAAAACTGACCGCTTATGTGGACAAGGTTTCCGACGAACCGCTGATAAAAGAAAAACCGCAGGCCGGAAAGGTAGTCAAGACAGAACAAGGTGTGTTCGGTTCTACTATCCTGACCCTGAGCAACGGTGTGCGTGTCATCCTGAAACCGACCGATTTCAAGGCCGATGAAGTACGTATGCAGGCCTTCAGCCCGGGTGGAACTTCTCTGTTCGACGACAAGGATGTACTGCAGTTTGCACTGATCAGTCAGATTGCTTCTTTGGGCGGACTGGGTAACTTCGACGCCGTAGACTTGGACAAGGTATTGGCCGGAAAAATGGCTTCTGCCAGCGCACAAGTCAATACCCTGACAGAAGGATTGTCTGGTAGCTGCTCTCCGAAAGACCTCGAAACCATGCTTCAGCTCACTTACCTGCGCTTCACGGCGCCGCGTATGGACCAGGAAGCCTTCACTTCTTTCATCACCCGTAACAAGGCGGCTCTGGCCAACCAGGAAGCCAACCCGATGACTGCGTTCAGCGACTCTATCACCGTGGCACTCTACAACCATCATCCGCGTGCCTTGTCCATGAAAGCCGACATGCTCGACAAGATTGACTACAACAAGGTGATGGAACTGTACAAAGACCGTTTTGCCGATGCCAGCGACTTTACGTTCATCCTGGTGGGTAACATCGATGAAAAGACAGCTACTCCGCTCATCGAACAGTACCTGGGTGCCCTGCCGGCTACGAAACGCAACGAACACTTCCGCGACACCAAGATGGATATCCGCAAGGGTATGTATGAAAACAACTTCGTGAAAGAACTGGAAACTCCGAAGGCCAGCGTGCTGATGGTTTATTCCGGCGACTGCAAGTATGACATGAAGAACAAGCTGCAGATGAGCATGCTCGGACAGCTGCTCAACATGGTTTACCTGCGTACCGTACGTGAAGATGCCGGAGGAACTTACGGCGTAAGCTGCAGCGGAAGCCTGAGCAAGTATCCGAGCGAAGAAGGTGCCTTCCAGGTGTATTTCGATACTGACCCGAACCGTCGCGAAGAGATGGTGAAACTCATCAACGAAGGTATTGAAGGATTCATTGCCAACGGTCCGGAAAGCGACGACCTGAGCAAGGTGAAGGAATACATGCTGAAGACCTACAAGCAGAACCAGAAAGAAAACGGTTACTGGATGGGTATCCTGAACACGTACTACTGGGAAAATCTGGACATGAATACCGGATACGAAGAAGCAGTGAACGCCATCACCGGCGACGACCTGAAAGCCTTTGCCAAGGCCTTCTTCGGACAGAAGAACGAAGTGGAAGTCAGCATGAGTTCTCCGGTAGAAAAATAA
- a CDS encoding GtrA family protein, which produces MKESVRVIRFAIVGTLNALIAAVVVWLLMHIEGESYIIANICAYIVAQIHNFIGCKYWIFPLETDDKKNSIWHQMLFFIGAFALAYSAQFLFLLMLVELLHCNEYLAQFLGLFVYGAVNFICNRRLTFR; this is translated from the coding sequence ATGAAGGAATCTGTACGGGTGATACGCTTTGCCATAGTAGGTACGCTCAATGCCTTGATTGCAGCGGTGGTGGTCTGGCTATTGATGCACATCGAGGGCGAGAGCTATATTATCGCAAATATATGTGCGTACATCGTGGCGCAGATTCACAACTTCATTGGGTGCAAATATTGGATTTTCCCGCTTGAAACAGATGACAAAAAAAATAGCATCTGGCATCAGATGCTATTTTTTATTGGTGCTTTCGCACTGGCCTACAGTGCACAATTTCTTTTCCTGCTGATGCTCGTGGAGCTTCTTCACTGCAACGAGTATCTGGCACAATTCCTCGGACTCTTCGTTTATGGCGCCGTCAATTTCATCTGCAACCGCCGCCTGACGTTCCGTTAA
- a CDS encoding phenylacetate--CoA ligase family protein, whose protein sequence is MYLHPEVETMSRPDIEKLQLQRLKATINRCMHSPFYKERFQQCGIKPEDIQSLEDLQRIPFTTKQDLRDHYPFGLSAVPLEEVVRLHSSSGTTGTPTVILHTQHDLEEWANAVARCLYMVGLRKGDIFQNSSGYGMFTGGLGFQYGAERLGMLTVPAAAGNTKRQIKFITDFGTTALHAIPSYAGRLYEVMQEMHIDPRRDTHLKTLIIGAEPHSDEQRRRIENMLGVKAYNSFGMSEMCGPGVAFECPEQNGLHIWEDYYIVEIVDPVTLEPVPEGEVGELVLTTINREAMPLLRYRTRDLTRILPGDCPCGRHHKRLDRMKGRSDDMMILKGVNIFPIQIENILLQFKELGNEYLITLTNLDANDEMTVEVELNDFTDDYGFLQNLTKEITRQLKDEILITPRVKLVPKGSLPVQEGKAVRVKDLRKTLI, encoded by the coding sequence ATGTACTTGCATCCTGAAGTGGAAACGATGTCGAGACCGGACATCGAGAAACTTCAGCTGCAGCGGTTGAAAGCAACTATCAACCGTTGCATGCATTCTCCTTTTTATAAGGAACGCTTTCAGCAATGCGGAATCAAACCAGAAGATATACAGTCGTTGGAGGATTTGCAACGCATTCCCTTCACCACCAAACAGGATTTGCGCGACCATTATCCTTTCGGACTCTCTGCCGTGCCGTTGGAGGAAGTGGTACGCCTGCATTCGTCCAGTGGCACCACGGGTACTCCGACCGTCATCCTACACACACAGCACGATTTGGAGGAATGGGCCAATGCCGTGGCCCGCTGCCTGTATATGGTGGGACTCCGCAAGGGCGATATTTTCCAGAACTCTTCGGGCTACGGCATGTTTACCGGGGGATTGGGATTCCAGTATGGGGCTGAACGCTTGGGCATGCTGACCGTTCCCGCGGCGGCCGGCAATACCAAACGCCAGATTAAGTTCATCACCGACTTCGGTACCACGGCCCTGCATGCCATTCCGAGTTATGCCGGACGCCTGTATGAGGTGATGCAGGAAATGCACATCGACCCGCGGCGGGATACGCACCTCAAGACCTTGATTATCGGGGCGGAACCTCATTCCGACGAGCAGCGCCGGCGCATAGAGAACATGTTGGGCGTCAAGGCCTACAATTCTTTCGGCATGTCGGAGATGTGTGGTCCGGGGGTGGCCTTCGAATGTCCGGAGCAGAACGGACTCCACATCTGGGAGGACTATTACATTGTGGAGATTGTAGACCCCGTGACATTGGAACCGGTGCCCGAAGGCGAAGTGGGCGAATTGGTGCTGACCACCATCAACCGGGAGGCGATGCCGTTGCTCCGCTACCGTACGCGCGACCTGACCCGTATCTTGCCGGGTGACTGTCCCTGCGGACGTCATCACAAGCGGCTCGACCGGATGAAGGGACGCAGCGACGACATGATGATTCTCAAGGGTGTGAACATCTTCCCCATCCAGATTGAAAACATTCTGTTGCAGTTCAAGGAGCTGGGCAACGAGTACCTCATCACCCTGACCAACCTCGATGCCAACGACGAAATGACGGTGGAAGTGGAATTGAACGATTTTACCGACGATTATGGCTTCCTTCAGAACCTGACCAAGGAAATCACCCGCCAGCTGAAGGACGAGATTCTGATTACTCCGCGCGTCAAGCTCGTACCCAAGGGAAGCCTGCCCGTACAGGAAGGCAAGGCTGTGCGCGTGAAAGATTTACGAAAGACATTGATTTAA
- a CDS encoding amino acid-binding protein: protein MTIHQLSVFVENKSGTLLQVLELLKEAHIQLIASTISDTVEYGIYRIICSEPLRAFHVLKDAGISANVSEVFAISLDNEPGRAADAIRSFSETGIGISYLYSFLLGGKGILVFRTDNPEKTREVILERRLRYIEEKNLTEMG from the coding sequence ATGACCATACACCAGTTGTCTGTTTTTGTAGAGAACAAGTCGGGCACCCTGTTGCAGGTGCTCGAACTGTTGAAGGAAGCCCACATTCAGTTGATTGCTTCCACCATTTCCGATACCGTGGAATACGGCATCTACCGCATCATCTGTTCCGAACCCCTCCGGGCCTTCCACGTGTTGAAGGATGCCGGCATCTCGGCCAACGTGTCCGAAGTGTTTGCCATCAGTCTGGACAACGAGCCGGGGCGGGCAGCCGACGCCATCCGCAGCTTCAGTGAGACGGGCATAGGTATCTCCTACCTCTATTCCTTCCTGTTGGGCGGAAAAGGTATTTTGGTGTTCCGCACCGACAATCCGGAGAAGACGCGTGAAGTCATTCTGGAGCGCAGGTTGCGTTACATTGAAGAAAAAAACTTGACAGAGATGGGTTAA
- the aspS gene encoding aspartate--tRNA ligase has protein sequence MFRSHTCGELRLADAGKNVTLAGWVQRTRKMGGMTFVDLRDRYGITQLVFNTEVNAELCERANHLGREYVIQVKGTVSERSSKNANIPTGEIEIIVSELNILNTAQTPPFTIEDNTDGGDDLRMKYRYLDLRRTAVRKNLELRHRMTMEVRRYLDSKGFLEVETPMLIGSTPEGARDFVVPSRMNPGQFYALPQSPQTLKQLLMVSGFDRYFQIVKCFRDEDLRADRQPEFTQIDCEMSFVEQEDIINMFEGMAKHLFKELRGVELTEPFQRMPWADAMKYYGSDKPDLRFGMKFVELMDVLKGYGFSVFDNAAYIGGICAEGAAHYTRKQLDHLTEFVKRPQIGAKGMVYARIEADGTVKSSVDKFYSQEVLQKMKEAFGAKPGDLILILSGDDAMKTRKQLCELRLEMGNQLGLRDKNKFACLWVVDFPMFEWSEEEGRLMAMHHPFTHPKDEDIPLLDTDPAAVRADAYDMVVNGVEVGGGSIRIHDSALQAKMFEILGFTPEKAQEQFGFLMNAFKFGAPPHGGLAYGLDRWVSLFAGLDSIRDCIAFPKNNSGRDVMLDAPGFLDQKQLDELHLKIDLDENK, from the coding sequence ATGTTTAGAAGTCATACTTGCGGTGAGTTGCGACTCGCCGACGCAGGCAAGAACGTGACACTGGCCGGATGGGTGCAGCGTACACGTAAAATGGGAGGAATGACATTTGTAGACCTCCGCGACCGTTATGGCATCACGCAGCTGGTGTTCAACACCGAGGTGAATGCCGAACTTTGTGAGCGTGCCAACCACCTGGGACGTGAATACGTGATTCAGGTAAAGGGAACGGTGAGCGAACGCTCCAGCAAAAATGCCAACATCCCGACGGGAGAGATTGAAATCATCGTATCGGAACTGAATATTCTGAACACGGCACAGACACCGCCTTTCACCATTGAAGACAATACGGACGGAGGAGATGACCTTCGTATGAAATACCGTTACCTGGACTTGCGCCGTACAGCCGTACGCAAGAACCTGGAACTCCGTCACCGCATGACGATGGAAGTGCGCCGCTATCTGGACAGCAAAGGCTTCCTGGAAGTGGAAACTCCGATGCTGATCGGTTCTACTCCGGAAGGTGCGCGCGACTTCGTAGTGCCTTCTCGTATGAACCCGGGACAGTTCTACGCCCTGCCTCAGTCTCCGCAGACTCTGAAGCAGTTGCTGATGGTTTCCGGTTTCGACCGTTATTTCCAGATTGTGAAGTGTTTCCGCGACGAGGACCTTCGTGCCGACCGTCAGCCGGAGTTCACTCAGATTGACTGCGAAATGAGTTTCGTGGAACAGGAAGACATTATCAATATGTTTGAAGGCATGGCCAAGCACCTGTTCAAGGAACTGCGTGGCGTGGAACTGACCGAACCGTTCCAGCGGATGCCGTGGGCAGATGCCATGAAGTACTACGGAAGCGACAAACCGGATTTGCGTTTCGGCATGAAGTTCGTGGAACTGATGGACGTGCTGAAAGGTTACGGTTTCTCTGTATTCGACAATGCAGCCTACATCGGCGGTATCTGCGCAGAAGGAGCCGCTCACTATACCCGCAAACAGCTGGATCACCTGACTGAATTCGTGAAACGTCCGCAGATTGGTGCCAAAGGTATGGTATATGCCCGCATCGAAGCCGACGGTACAGTGAAGTCAAGCGTCGACAAGTTCTACAGCCAGGAAGTACTGCAGAAGATGAAAGAAGCCTTCGGTGCCAAACCGGGTGACCTGATTCTGATTCTGAGTGGTGACGATGCCATGAAGACCCGTAAGCAGCTTTGTGAACTTCGTTTGGAGATGGGTAACCAGCTGGGCCTGCGCGACAAGAACAAATTCGCTTGCCTGTGGGTGGTGGATTTCCCGATGTTCGAATGGAGCGAAGAAGAAGGCCGTCTGATGGCTATGCACCATCCGTTCACTCATCCGAAAGACGAGGATATTCCTTTGCTGGATACTGATCCGGCAGCCGTTCGTGCCGATGCCTACGACATGGTAGTCAACGGTGTGGAAGTGGGTGGAGGTTCTATCCGTATCCACGACTCTGCACTGCAGGCCAAGATGTTCGAAATCCTCGGCTTTACTCCGGAAAAGGCACAGGAACAGTTCGGCTTCCTGATGAACGCCTTCAAGTTCGGTGCACCCCCTCACGGAGGTCTGGCTTACGGACTCGACCGCTGGGTATCTCTGTTTGCCGGCTTGGATTCTATCCGCGACTGTATTGCCTTCCCGAAGAACAACTCCGGGCGTGACGTGATGCTGGATGCGCCTGGATTCCTCGACCAGAAACAGCTGGATGAGCTGCATCTGAAAATCGATCTTGACGAAAATAAATAA
- the trxB gene encoding thioredoxin-disulfide reductase, with amino-acid sequence MATEHVKCLIIGSGPAGYTAAIYTSRANLSPVLYEGIQPGGQLTITTEVENFPGYPEGVTGPVLMDDLKKQAERFGADIRNGIVTKADLSKAPYTFVVDDEKEITADTVIISTGATAKYLGLEDEKKYAGIGVSACATCDGFFYRKKTVAVVGGGDTACEEAIYLAGLASKVYLVVRKPYLRASKIMQERVMNHPNITVLFEHNAVGLFGENGVEGMHVVKRMGEPDEERYDVAIDGFFLAIGHKPNSDIFKPWVTTDETGYIVTEGNTPCTGIPGVFAAGDVADPHYRQAITAAGSGCKAAIEAERYLSANGLL; translated from the coding sequence ATGGCAACAGAACATGTAAAATGCCTGATCATCGGATCAGGACCTGCAGGATACACGGCAGCCATCTACACCAGCCGTGCCAATCTTTCTCCCGTACTTTATGAAGGTATCCAACCCGGCGGACAGCTGACCATCACGACTGAAGTGGAAAATTTCCCCGGCTATCCGGAAGGGGTGACCGGCCCCGTGCTGATGGACGACCTGAAGAAGCAGGCGGAACGCTTCGGAGCCGATATCCGTAACGGAATTGTCACAAAGGCCGACCTGAGCAAGGCCCCCTACACTTTCGTGGTAGACGATGAGAAAGAAATCACCGCCGATACCGTCATCATTTCTACCGGTGCCACAGCCAAATACCTGGGACTGGAAGACGAGAAGAAATACGCCGGTATAGGGGTAAGCGCATGCGCCACATGCGACGGGTTCTTCTACCGCAAGAAAACCGTGGCTGTAGTGGGCGGCGGCGACACAGCCTGTGAAGAAGCTATCTATCTGGCAGGACTGGCCAGCAAGGTGTATCTGGTGGTGCGCAAGCCTTATCTCCGTGCCTCCAAAATCATGCAGGAACGCGTGATGAACCATCCGAATATTACGGTATTGTTTGAACATAATGCCGTAGGCCTGTTCGGTGAGAACGGTGTGGAAGGCATGCACGTAGTGAAACGTATGGGTGAACCCGACGAAGAACGCTACGACGTAGCCATCGACGGATTCTTCCTGGCCATTGGTCACAAACCTAATTCAGACATCTTTAAGCCGTGGGTAACCACCGATGAAACCGGTTACATCGTGACGGAAGGCAATACTCCCTGCACAGGGATTCCGGGGGTATTCGCTGCCGGTGACGTAGCCGATCCGCATTATCGGCAGGCCATCACAGCCGCCGGAAGCGGATGCAAGGCAGCCATTGAGGCAGAACGTTACCTGTCGGCCAACGGACTTCTCTAA